The following coding sequences are from one Sesamum indicum cultivar Zhongzhi No. 13 linkage group LG11, S_indicum_v1.0, whole genome shotgun sequence window:
- the LOC110012825 gene encoding uncharacterized protein LOC110012825, translated as MVGGQVVLLVCVDDILVTAPSKTCVQEVKQYLHDLFTIKDLGAAKYFLGIELTRSPGGMLGTQSKYISDIVQDMGLVQAITKNTPLPTGIKLTSECGNLLSDPSRYRRLIGSLLYLSFTRPDVSYAIQQLSQFLQKPCQLHWYAAVHLVKYLRDVLLQKWQIGQVVWRLESH; from the exons ATGGTTGGTGGACAGGTTGTGCTACTTGTCTGTGTTGATGACATATTAGTCACAGCACCTTCAAAAACATGTGTTCAGGAAGTGAAGCAGTATTTGCACGACCTTTTTACCATAAAGGATCTAGGGGCTGCAAAGTATTTCCTTGGAATTGAGCTAACTAGGTCACCAGGAGGAATGTTGGGCACTCAAAGCAAGTATATTTCAGACATTGTTCAAGATATGGGACTTGTGCAAGCTATAACTAAGAACACTCCTCTGCCAACAGGAATTAAACTCACTTCAGAATGTGGGAATTTGTTATCAGACCCTTCCAGGTATCGCAGGTTGATAGGAAGCCTCTTGTACTTAAGTTTTACTAGACCAGATGTATCCTATGCCATCCAGCAATTAAGCCAATTCCTGCAAAAACCATGTCAGCTCCATTGGTATGCAGCTGTGCATTTAGTGAAATACTTGAGGGATGTTCTTCTACAg AAGTGGCAGATTGGGCAGGTTGTTTGGAGACTAGAAAGTCATTAA
- the LOC105173177 gene encoding DEAD-box ATP-dependent RNA helicase 8, with amino-acid sequence MKQLICGSDAMFETKQLLLPPSCFCNTQHGEVANLNNCLLHSLYSELDYYQYVDVTATKGNEFEDYFLKRELLMGIYEKGFERPSPIQEESIPIALTGSDILKIDQDKNAIQVVILVPTRELALQTSQVCKELAKHLSIQVMATTGGTSLKDDIMRLYQPVHLLVGTPGRILDLAKKGVCILNECSMLVMDEADKLLSPEFQPSIEQLIRFLPANRQILMFSATFPVTVKDFKDRYLHKPYIINLMDELTLKGITQYYAFVEERQKVHCLNTLFSKLQINQSIIFCNSVNRVELLAKKITELGYSCFYIHAKMLQDHRNRVFHDFRNGACRNLVCTDLFTRGIDIQAVNVVINFDFPKNSETYLHRVGRSGRFGHLGLAVNLITYEDRFNLYRIEQELGTEIKQIPPHIDQAIYCQ; translated from the exons ATGAAGCAACTAATTTGTGGCTCTGATGCCATGTTCGAAACCAag CagcttcttcttcctccatcTTGCTTCTGTAACACGCAGCATGGTGAGGTTGCTAATCTTAACAATTGTCTTCTTCACTCACTATATTCTGAACTGGATTACTATCAGTATGTG GATGTTACAGCTACCAAAGGAAATGAGTTTGAAGACTACTTTTTGAAGCGTGAGCTGCTTATGGGCATATATGAGAAGGGTTTTGAGAGGCCATCTCCAATCCAGGAGGAGAGTATTCCAATTGCTCTCACTGGGAGTGATATCTTG AAAATTGATCAAGATAAAAATGCTATTCAAG TTGTTATTCTTGTTCCAACGAGAGAGTTGGCTCTTCAAACATCACAAGTTTGTAAAGAACTGGCAAAACATTTAAGCATTCAAGTCATGGCTACCACGGGTGGAACTAGCTTGAAAGATGACATAATGCGACTTTATCAACCAGTTCATTTACTTGTGGGGACACCTGGAAGAATTCTTGATCTTGCAAAAAAGGGTGTCTGCATTTTGAATGAATGCTCTATGCTTGTAATGGATGAG GCTGATAAGCTTTTGTCACCAGAATTTCAGCCTTCCATTGAACAGTTAATTCGCTTTTTACCTGCAAATCGTCAGATCCTTATGTTCTCTGCTACATTTCCTGTTACGGTGAAAGATTTCAAAGATCGTTACCTGCATAAACCCTATATCATCAACCTTATGGATGAGCTTACTCTCAAGGGTATAACGCAATATTATGCTTTTGTTGAAGAAAGACAGAAAGTTCACTGCCTCAACACTCTTTTCTCGAAG CTTCAAATAAACCAATCTATTATTTTCTGCAATTCTGTGAATCGAGTAGAACTTCTTGCCAAGAAAATCACGGAACTTGGCTATTCTTGCTTCTACATCCATGCTAAGATGCTTCAAGATCATCGCAACAGAGTATTTCATGACTTCCGCAATGGTGCTTGCAGGAATCTTGTTTGCACTG ACTTATTTACAAGAGGGATAGATATCCAGGCAGTAAATGTtgttatcaattttgatttccCTAAGAATTCAGAAACTTATTTACACAGG GTCGGTCGATCTGGAAGGTTCGGACACCTTGGTTTAGCTGTGAATCTGATCACCTATGAGGACCGTTTCAATTT GTATAGGATTGAACAAGAGTTGGGGACAGAGATCAAGCAGATCCCTCCACATATAGATCAAGCTATATACTGTCAATGA